The Coffea eugenioides isolate CCC68of unplaced genomic scaffold, Ceug_1.0 ScVebR1_3345;HRSCAF=4545, whole genome shotgun sequence genomic interval AATAGTCCAAACTACCCTCTATCCCGTCCACATTGCTTCCAAAATTGTGTCTTgctcttggttactcttgtgggaaGTTTGGTGAACAAATTGAGGACCTTGTGCGGCATTTCTCAAACTACTCAAACCGGCAAGGTAAGGAAGTTTGGTAAGGTCATTCGAGTGCTTTGGAGTGAAAACACGTGTGAGTGAAACACTTAGCGAGTGAAGTGAGGTTCTATTTGTATTATTTTCTTGGTCACTAACGTTACAGGGCAAAACGAAAGACATGGAAGCAAACTAACCAAACCGCCGACTACACGTCGATGTTCAACGCTATGAAATCCGAACTAaagcggattagtgagcaacaaatggaggaaatgCACAACCgatttgatgaactctccaagagcttcacgaGGGGCTCTCGATCCAGATCTCACACCCGAAACCACCATGGTACAAAAGGGGCAAATTGTGAGGATTATTCGGCAAGTGAGGAtgaagagagagccgagaggcctaaaagggacacTACCAAGGATGCACTTAAGGGACTTAAAATCAAAATTCCCACCTTCCAAGGTAGAAGTGACCCTGAGGCGTACTCGGAATGGGAAGTCCGattcgagatggtcttcgattgctatgactatagcgaggaacaaaaggtgaagatcgccactgttgagttcaccgactacgcactcgTTTGGTGGGATCAAGTACGGACTGGAAGGAGGAGAAACGGTGAACCACAAGTCCGAACTTGGCGTGAACTCAAGGCCATGATGCGTAAGAGGTTTGTTTCAAGctactacaaccgcgatctccattCAAAActgcaaaccctcactcaaggcaacatgagtgtggaggactattacaaggagatttcggccatgatgagggctaatatccaagaagatagtgaggtCACGATGGCAAGATTTCTTCGTGGTTTAAACCCTGAACTTCAAGAGGCCTTGGAGCTTCAACATTATTTGGATATGAGTGACCTTCATCAAGGCCGAAAGGGGAAGGAAACTGAGGAGAGGTGGCCGACCCCACCAAACCTCAAATCCGAATGTATGGAAGGGAAACCAGCCGAGAAGAACATCACATGAAGTTGGACAATCGGCTATACCAACCACTTCTAGCCGAACACAAGGTAACCTTCCTAACTGAAATTCCAATTCTACCGCTAACAAGTTTGTTGATACAACTAGGTCAACTTCAAATTCGGCTCAAGAGATTCCTAAgcctaggagtagggacattaagtacttcaaatgccaaggattcGGACATATCCAATCTCAATGTTCGAATCAAAAGGTCACGCTCATAACTCACAATGGAGAAGTCgtatctgatgatgatgattgtgAGGAGATGCCGACCTTCTCCAAGGATAACTGCTTGGAGAATGACTCGGCCGAGGAAGAGTGCTCTCCTACTCAAAGAGAAATtggttgcttggtggcacgacgagtgctaaccgcccgagtcAAAGAAGATGAGCAATTGCAACGAGAGAACTTGTTTTACACTCGATGTAAAATAAGTGACAAAGTGTGCAGTCTCATCATTGATGGTAGGAGTTGCACCAATGTAGCAAGTTTGCTCATGGTAGAGAGCTTGGGACTTCCAACgactagacatccacacccgTACCGACTACAATGGCTAAGCGAAGATGGTGAAGTACGTGTCTACAAACAGGTACGTCTTCCTTTCTCCATTGGCAACTACATTGACGAAGTTGTTTGTGATGTTGTCCCCATGCATGCTACCCATGTAATTTTAGGAAGACCCTGGCAATTTGATAAGCATGTCACTTTTGATGGTAGATCTAATAAGTAcactctcttgcacaatggaaTGAGAATGTGACTTAGACCgacaaaagaggaaacaaaagacgGCCGAATCTGGAAATTGCTCCACTTCCACAAATGAGCATTCGGCCAAGGGTCATACACTGATTAAATCAagcactaggaagcaaaacatgataatcaagGCTAAGGAAGTTAGGAAGTGTGTGAATTCTGATCAGCCTgtattactcatgatttgcaaacatgtactCTTGAATGTTGATGAACTCGATAGGGAATTGTGATgcgagacgcggaagctacttcggatctagaggaacacgatgaagatttgacggagttgaacccgaacttggaccactcaagaacagatttaacggtagaggacgccacaatcaagtatgtgtgcttgattgataagtcaagaacagcctaggatcaactctaggatgttcaacttagcttttacaagctaagggaatttgccacaaggaatggacgaaattctggaaattttattcaatactctccaaaaactgaatgtaacatgcggcttgaggctattaatagccgtgactaagacctaataaactggaaaaataacaaggaaagttcggccagccccttgggccttcacttgaccgaaagctagcccaactaacTATAGATCCCCGTACGGCTCAGCGACGGTACTTAACTTCAGCTCAACCcgccgtttggagcttgaacacttgcatcttcaattgtaagcagcattttagtggtcgtgcaaggatattccaactcaattccttcaatggccggtttctcttgggtttggatggcacgtaccaaggcttggagggactccttgaatctcttagctcgtgctcgtgtcactgggccttggggcaccttcacagggtctacttgtgcactttgggcctcgtgctcaaccgcatcattcccctcctcttgaaaaggatttgccctcaaatcgtaCTCGTCCCCTGCAATAAATGGACTTAGATCAGCAACATTGAATGTAGCACTAACAGTATACTCACCAGGCAGATCTAAGCGGTATGCATTGTCGTTGATGCGCTCAATAACTTGAAAAGGCCCATCTCCTCTTGGTGACAGCTTGCTTTGCCGTTGTTTTGGAAATCTCTCCTTGCGCAAATGTAACCAGACCCAATCACCTGGTTCAAAGACAAGCTTGCGCCTCTGCTTATTAGCTTGTTGGACATAGGCTGGTTTGTTAggcaatggtgctccaggaatgagaTCGATTTGGTGCTCGATTCCCCTTAGCGGTGGTAGTCCATCAGGTACATCCTCAGGAAATATGTCCTCAAATTCATCTTTGGCTTTTGCTAGCAAGCTTagcttccccttattttcttctctcataGCCGACCCACTTGTTGCCTTTTTCTTCCCTAGGGGTTCGGCCCTACTCTCTCCTTTTTCTCCCTCACTTTTCTCTCACTTTTTCCTCTCAAGTTCTAGCTCATACTCCTTTTGGAGCCTCATTTGATCTTCATACACTTGTTTTGGGGTGAGAGGTACAAGTGTCACCTTTCTATTGCAATGAGTAAAGACATATTTATTAGCTCTTCCTTTGAATTCGACATCGCGATCATATTGCCAAGGCCGTCCAAGAATGAGGTGACTTGCTTGCATTGGCACGACATCACAAGTAACCTCGTCTTCATAATTGCCAATTCGGAATGGCACTTTTACTTGTCTAAACACACGGACTTCCCCTTCATTGTTCAACCATTGAAGGCGATAAGGTCTTGGATGTTTGATAACTTGGAGCCCTAGCATTTCTACCATGAGTAGACTAGCGACATTGGCACAACTCCCACTATCAATAACAACACTACACACCTTATCCTTGATATAACACCTTGTGCAGAAAAGGTTGTCCCGTTGTACCTCCATTTCCTCCTCTTTGGCGCGGGTAGTGAGGACCTTTCGAACCACTAGGCATCCAATCTCCTCATGCGTGGGTATCTCCTCACTCGATTCATTCTCTTCCTCTTCTAGAGGCGGTATCCCCTCGTACTCCTCTTCCTCATCTGATACAATTTCCCCATTTGGCAACATCAGCATGGTCCTTTGGCTGGGGCATTGAGAAGCGATATGGCCAAAtccttgacacttaaagcacttGGTGTCTCGACCACGCGGTTTGGTAGCTGCATTATTAGCCTCAAAGTCAGGCTTGGGCGTTGCCTTGGAAGGGAGGTCATTCGGCCTTGGAGGGTAAGAAGGAGCTGCGGTTTTCTCCTCCCTTTTTGGTTGAGAAGTGCGCCAATTTCCAGCTTGATAAGTAGTGCTTTGTCGCGcagtacccctcctcttgaggcgCCGTTCAATTGTAACCGCCTTCTCGAGCATTTCATTCATGTCGAGGTAATGTTGGAGTTCCACTACTTCGGCAATCTCGGGCCTCAATCCATGTAGAAAACGAGCCATAGTGGCCTCTCCATCTTCACGCAAATCCGCCTTCATGATGGCCATTTCCATCTCCTTGTAATAATCCTCAACTGACATGGACCCTTGGTTGAGAGCTTGTAGCCGACGGTGTAGATCTCGGCTATAGTAGCTCGGAACGAACCTTTTTCTCATCAGACTCCTCATTTCCTCCCAAGTTTCCAAAGGTCTCTCACGATTTCTCCTTCGGCTTAGTCTAAGTTGGTCCCACCAAATGGAGGCGTAGTCAGTGAATTCTACGGCTGCtagtttcaccttttgctcctccGTATAGGTGTGGCATTCATAGACTAACTCAATTTTCCGTTCCCATTCCAAGTACGCCTCGGGGTCCGACTTGCCTTGGAATGAAGGAATCTTGAGTTTGACACCTTTAATGGTGTCATCTCCTCGACGTTGGAACCTTTGATCATTTTGGTACCTTCCCTCAAACGCTTCCTCTTCATCGTTTGAGTATGCCGATTCTTTGCCCTTACTCGGGGTAGGTGGAGGTCTCGAGTTCTCCAACTGATCAATTCGATCATGCAATGGTTCGATTTCATTCTTAAGCAATCGTTTGAACTCCCCCATCATGGCTTCCAACTGTAGTTTGATGTCCATGGTTTGGCTACCCACTCCACTAGACATATTTAGTTCacctgcaaaacaaataaacaaaacgagttcctctctctttttttttttttttaatacgatgtataggtcactcacactcgtgtttcactcaagtgtatcactctctaataATCTTACCAAGCAATTCCCTTGGCTTGCTAGTTGCTCGAGTTGAACAAACGAGGCGTCACCGCAGTGtacgttcttgactagtcaacaagtgacacacAAGCTAGTAGCAATAAGTGGAGGTGAATGACTGAAGACCTAGACACGACTCAAGACTCAGAATATAGCTGGACAATAACTAACGACTCAAAAGAAAGTAAGACAATTAACTtgaatgctgaaattttgaaaatcctagaaaactctacccgaaaccCAAATTTCTGGAATGTGTTGAGTTGCTGGTCCGTGGTCTTTTTGGTCCGTGATCTGATTTGGACACTTGGGTTTGCCAAGATTAGAAACCTTGGAGTTTGGTCAGATTTGGGAGTCCCAAGTGGTCCAAATTCGAAATTTTGGGGCTGGTCAGATTTGGAAGTCAGATTTTGCACAAAATTTGGTAAACTTGTAGGCTGTCAAGAATTGGATGTtgttcagatttggaagtccaagtttgaatcagatttggtggcttgaatgctgaccaagactagggctgttcagatttgaaagt includes:
- the LOC113757826 gene encoding uncharacterized protein LOC113757826 translates to MSSGVGSQTMDIKLQLEAMMGEFKRLLKNEIEPLHDRIDQLENSRPPPTPSKGKESAYSNDEEEAFEGRYQNDQRFQRRGDDTIKGVKLKIPSFQGKSDPEAYLEWERKIELVYECHTYTEEQKVKLAAVEFTDYASIWWDQLRLSRRRNRERPLETWEEMRSLMRKRFVPSYYSRDLHRRLQALNQGSMSVEDYYKEMEMAIMKADLREDGEATMARFLHGLRPEIAEVVELQHYLDMNEMLEKAVTIERRLKRRGTARQSTTYQAGNWRTSQPKREEKTAAPSYPPRPNDLPSKATPKPDFEANNAATKPRGRDTKCFKCQGFGHIASQCPSQRTMLMLPNGEIVSDEEEEYEGIPPLEEEENESSEEIPTHEEIGCLVVRKVLTTRAKEEEMEVQRDNLFCTRCYIKDKVCSVVIDSGSCANVASLLMVEMLGLQVIKHPRPYRLQWLNNEGEVRVFRQVKVPFRIGNYEDEVTCDVVPMQASHLILGRPWQYDRDVEFKGRANKYVFTHCNRKVTLVPLTPKQVYEDQMRLQKEYELELERKK